One genomic window of Carassius auratus strain Wakin chromosome 14, ASM336829v1, whole genome shotgun sequence includes the following:
- the trmt12 gene encoding LOW QUALITY PROTEIN: tRNA wybutosine-synthesizing protein 2 homolog (The sequence of the model RefSeq protein was modified relative to this genomic sequence to represent the inferred CDS: inserted 2 bases in 1 codon): MVVIPCLKVPQRHAQMYRKYLLSQGVLDRKYCAQKHPDGTVTLPVIASVLAQLDLEALIKDVAEDCFCEIVDIQDPPLSKKEKVKSSYKRLLETAQSLLASKGEKWSEDLERDIPSRWQCHGDLVLFSEGSFSNAIWKEIGSEFWTAVALTLGGKRIAQIKKISLDGYRTPIVTMLLGDSGYVTHIDNHIRYEFDVTKCMFSSGNITEKLRIASFDCSGETVVDLYAGIGYFTLPYLVHAKAAHVHACEWNPDAVKALQRNLQVNGMSDRCTVHPGDNRQLPLYDLADRVNLGLIPSSEEGWPVACRLLKRDTGGMLHIHHNVTTPLHHEPHEHSSAIGVEKGSSIEQSSLEDPERXMQAWTAWASETARRVCTLLSDITGSKWKTNIKHIEHVKTYAPHISHIVLDLECKPL; this comes from the exons ATGGTTGTAATTCCGTGTTTAAAAGTGCCACAGCGTCACGCACAAATGTACAG AAAATACCTACTGTCACAAGGTGTTCTGGACCGCAAGTACTGTGCACAAAAACACCCAGATGGCACTGTAACCCTTCCAGTCATAGCATCTGTCCTAGCACAGCTTGATCTAGAGGCACTGATTAAAGATGTTGCAGAGGACTGCTTTTGTGAAATTGTTGATATCCAG GATCCCCCATTATCAAAGAAGGAAAAAGTTAAATCTTCTTACAAGAGACTTCTAGAGACTGCACAGTCTTTGCTGGCTTCTAAAGGAGAAAAATGGAGTGAAGATCTAGAGAGAGACATTCCTAGCCGATGGCAATGCCATGGAGATCTTGTCCTGTTTAGTGAAGGCTCCTTTTCTAATGCAATATGGAAAGAAATTG gatCTGAATTCTGGACTGCAGTTGCCCTGACGTTGGGAGGAAAACGtatagcacaaataaaaaaaatctccctGGATGGTTATCGCACACCTATAGTGACTATGCTTTTAGGAGACAGCGGCTATGTAACACACATTGATAACCACATTAG GTATGAGTTTGATGTCACCAAGTGCATGTTCTCTTCTGGGAATATCACAGAGAAGCTCAGAATAGCCTCCTTTGACTGCAGTGGAGAGACTGTGGTTGACTTATATGCAG GGATTGGCTACTTCACTCTTCCATATCTTGTACATGCTAAGGCTGCTCATGTGCATGCATGTGAATGGAACCCAGATGCAGTAAAAGCTCTACAGAGAAACCTGCAGGTCAACGGCATGTCAGACCGCTGCACTGTCCATCCAGGAGACAACAGACAG CTTCCATTATATGATCTTGCTGATCGAGTGAATTTGGGCCTCATACCAAGTTCGGAGGAAGGATGGCCAGTGGCATGTCGTCTGCTGAAGAGAGACACTGGTGGAATGCTGCATATTCATCACAATGTCACAACACCTTTGCATCATGAACCACATGAACATTCATCTGCTATCGGTGTTGAAAAAGGCTCTTCTATAGAACAATCTTCCCTTGAGGATCCAGAGAG TATGCAAGCGTGGACTGCCTGGGCTTCAGAAACAGCCAGACGTGTCTGTACACTTTTGTCAGACATCACTGGAAGCAAATGGAAGACTAATATCAAGCACATAGAACATGTCAAGACATACGCACCACATATCAGTCATATAGTTCTGGACTTGGAGTGTAAACCTCTCTGA
- the lsm11 gene encoding LOW QUALITY PROTEIN: U7 snRNA-associated Sm-like protein LSm11 (The sequence of the model RefSeq protein was modified relative to this genomic sequence to represent the inferred CDS: deleted 1 base in 1 codon): MEESERESESERRSGPSQTSDQQTTTETSRQTPETDEDDVETKLDISSDKFDPLLALYSPKVPLPFPNIRCFNNIAEYESFMKGGRGRAKPENVEKRLRKAQKGKADPERIERLKRLMVNNPVEEEGEGSGVKRQPRRRKAAKNVLTRMPLHTGSPLGELNRCVQEKIRVKVHIRTFKGLRGVCSGFVVAFDKFWNLAMVDVDETYREPLLGQALYHEKALTVTRLFEKLKVQETVALSAVENQKSELHSSSSRLSNQTRRTDPRHTQERSEHSEKDKTTLKSTQQLKSKPKVEYGRVHTRHVNQLFIRGENVLLVNLQQE; the protein is encoded by the exons ATggaggagagtgagagagagtctGAAAGCGAGCGCCGTTCAGGACCTTCTCAAACATCTGATCAGCAAACCACCACCGAGACCTCCAGACAGACACCAGAGACTGACGAAGATGATGTCGAAACTAAGCTGGACATCAGCTCGGATAAGTTTGACCCTCTGCTCGCTCTGTATTCCCCA AAGGTGCCATTGCCTTTCCccaatatcaggtgctttaataACATCGCAGAATATGAGAGCTTCATGAAAGGCGGTCGAGGCCGAGCCAAACCCGAAAACGTGGAGAAAAGACTCCGAAAAGCACAGAAGGGTAAAGCAGACCCAGAGAGGATAGAAAGACTGAAAAGACTGATGGTAAACAACCCGGTTGAGGAGGAGGGAGAGGGAAGTGGAGTCAAGCGACAGCCTCGACGGCGAAAAGCGGCCAAAAATGTGCTTACGAGAATGCCAC TGCACACAGGAAGTCCATTAGGAGAACTAAACAGATGTGTTCAGGAGAAAATTAGAGTCAAAGTTCACATCCGGACCTTTAAAGGGCTCCGAGGAGTGTGTTCTGGCTTTGTGGTGGCATTTGATAAGTTTTGGAACCTG GCAATGGTGGATGTGGATGAAACATACAGGGAGCCACTTCTGGGACAAGCTCTTTATCACGAGAAAGCACTTACGGTCACAAGG CTCTTTGAAAAATTAAAAGTTCAGGAGACCGTGGCTCTCAGCGCGGTTGAGAATCAGAAGTCAGAGCTACACAGTAGTTCATCTCGTCTCTCAAACCAAACCAGGAGAACCGACCCCAGACATACCCAGGAGAGATCTGAACACTCTGAGAAAGACAAGACCACATTAAAATCGACACAACAATTAAAATCCAAGCCTAAAGTGGAGTATGGAAGAGTGCACACACGTCATGTCAATCAGCTTTTTATACGAGGAGAAAACGTTCTTCTTGTGAACCTACAGCAGGAATAA
- the LOC113113886 gene encoding zinc finger and BTB domain-containing protein 3-like: MEFPGHSQQLLASLRSQRLQGFLCDCSVQVGPTRFGAHRAVLASFSPFFHMFYSDQSVGNTSTINGGPQRDTVTINGDIVTPQAFGLLLDFMYEGVLRLAAHPPPEDVLAAASFLHMNDVVRVCKRRLQGRGLAEADSTRVEVGANESAKPGELDGSNGEDTPGAETERDGAVRNCPQSSQQMSLYIDTKTETQAGVANLLMHRESSEMADTTQPGMDSQPAMSNTCSGSSTYRPSPRPDKTRISAAARSASLESALSSPCSTTEIIQKETQPVVATTVALSSVDNASAALQHESRVFMQAQTIKPQFRNKSAGNPESSQHIHNQNERMHENTLPNARNMQSKLKKTCSQTSREENEDRFKVKLEAIVISDEESDDVDETVVMDDDPRRNADSDHGDDFDDSNHDVEELTDTQFIPAHPLIHLPHQEPLSFPSSPQGPNPSAAETAGFSSSLFPANSQPEQQAMYLEDFHDSLGSYVEDVPTCNTCGKTFSCAYTLRRHAIVHTRERPYECTYCYRSYTQSGDLYRHIRKAHDHGLPVKRSRVESDPPPSPPPPAQT; the protein is encoded by the coding sequence ATGGAGTTTCCAGGACATAGTCAGCAGCTCCTGGCCAGCCTGCGCTCTCAGCGTCTACAAGGTTTCTTATGTGACTGCTCTGTGCAGGTCGGTCCGACTCGTTTTGGAGCCCACCGTGCTGTGTTGGcctctttctcccctttcttcCATATGTTTTACTCCGACCAGTCTGTGGGGAATACCAGCACAATAAACGGAGGGCCACAAAGAGACACAGTCACTATTAATGGAGATATAGTGACCCCACAAGCCTTTGGGCTCCTCCTTGATTTTATGTATGAAGGGGTTCTGCGATTAGCAGCCCACCCCCCTCCAGAGGACGTGCTAGCTGCAGCCAGCTTCCTACATATGAACGATGTGGTGCGAGTTTGTAAGAGAAGACTGCAGGGTCGAGGACTGGCTGAGGCAGATAGTACAAGAGTAGAAGTTGGAGCAAACGAGTCAGCTAAACCTGGAGAACTTGATGGCTCGAATGGAGAAGACACACCTGGTGcagaaacagaaagagatggaGCAGTAAGAAATTGTCCACAGTCAAGCCAACAAATGTCACTTTATATCGATACCAAAACTGAAACACAAGCAGGGGTGGCTAATCTCCTCATGCACAGGGAGAGTTCAGAAATGGCGGACACGACCCAACCAGGAATGGACTCACAACCAGCCATGAGTAATACTTGTTCGGGTTCGTCCACATATCGTCCTTCACCTAGACCAGACAAAACAAGAATATCGGCAGCAGCGCGATCTGCTAGCCTTGAGTCTGCACTTTCAAGTCCATGTAGTACGACAGAAATAATTCAGAAAGAGACGCAACCTGTTGTAGCCACTACCGTGGCTCTGAGCAGTGTGGATAACGCTAGTGCTGCTCTACAACATGAATCTAGAGTTTTTATGCAGGCTCAAACAATAAAACCCCAGTTCCGGAACAAAAGTGCTGGAAATCCAGAGTCTTCACAACACATTCACAACCAGAATGAAAGGATGCATGAGAACACTTTGCCCAATGCCAGAAACATGCAAAGTAAGCTTAAAAAAACTTGTTCGCAAACATCAAGAGAAGAAAATGAAGATCGCTTTAAAGTGAAATTGGAGGCCATTGTGATTTCTGATGAAGAGTCTGATGATGTAGATGAGACCGTGGTAATGGATGATGACCCAAGAAGAAATGCAGATTCAGATCATGGAGATGATTTTGATGACAGTAATCATGATGTGGAGGAGCTGACTGATACTCAGTTTATTCCTGCACACCCATTAATTCATCTTCCACATCAAGAACCCCTTTCTTTCCCTTCCTCACCACAAGGGCCTAATCCCTCTGCAGCAGAAACCGCCGGCTTTTCATCATCTCTTTTTCCAGCCAATTCCCAGCCGGAGCAGCAGGCCATGTACCTAGAGGATTTTCATGACTCGCTTGGGAGTTACGTAGAGGACGTGCCTACTTGTAACACTTGCGGAAAGACGTTTTCCTGTGCGTACACGCTGAGGAGACACGCCATTGTGCACACAAGGGAGCGCCCTTATGAGTGCACCTACTGTTACCGCAGTTACACGCAGTCTGGAGACTTGTACAGGCACATCAGAAAGGCACATGATCACGGCTTACCAGTCAAGCGCAGCAGAGTCGAGTCCGACCCCCCACCATCACCACCCCCTCCTGCTCAGACGTAG
- the rnaseh2c gene encoding ribonuclease H2 subunit C, protein MSANSCVTAIRLDSLKQADKPQIHLLPCEIEHDGPAEVFKFFNPTVKERKHETTVSFRGRGLKGQELHCPQGYTGIVLKEVQKPASDQEDRVVKVSSLFHHFTYWNLETPPTTDDGVVMAMAWPQLAEAMHGPVDDC, encoded by the exons ATGTCAGCGAACAGTTGTGTGACAGCTATCCGGCTAGATTCCCTCAAGCAAGCTGACAAACCACAGATCCACTTGTTACCTTGTGAAATAGAGCATGACGGGCCTGCCGAAGTTTTCAAGTTCTTTAATCCCACTGTGAAGGAACGCAAACACG AAACGACAGTGTCATTCAGAGGCAGGGGGCTGAAGGGTCAGGAATTGCATTGCCCACAAGGATACACAGGAATAGTGCTAAAAGAGGTCCAGAAGCCTGCATCTGATCAAGAG GACAGAGTTGTGAAAGTTTCTTCATTATTCCATCATTTCACATACTGGAATTTGGAGACTCCTCCCACAACTGATGATGGGGTTGTGATGGCGATGGCTTGGCCTCAGCTAGCAGAGGCA ATGCATGGACCAGTGGATGACTGCTAA